One genomic segment of Pleurodeles waltl isolate 20211129_DDA chromosome 11, aPleWal1.hap1.20221129, whole genome shotgun sequence includes these proteins:
- the LOC138266176 gene encoding uncharacterized protein — translation MYSDYEKSVQRQKLRKIKHLKKLFGPRTTCLAIIVVLLVILACIGWTIHTATEKRQPPTPTSAPMHTHVSLPPEIHARRQEYDNNTFIQMLHQHQLVTNLTDCWVCGHFPHTAAHAFQFPVFPVTAAYTCSLMSNVSIQTPLPGSRPVRRPGIITNNTLFEDFILQFQAKIHIACNCTDSPTMRRIMTLPRYPLMEYTFGPVSMKPKTISIRPRQAPLCICGQGRIPVGVSVCNATITYNTSTPYLNAPTGLYFVCGSKAYTWLPPGWSGICYIAFLLPPTFNKPPTYHRQKRDTVDQTDTSAQLFMDITKGLLPFWGPSVNSLQIRRLTRVLEATIN, via the coding sequence ATGTATTCAGATTACGAGAAGAGCGTACAGAGACAGAAACtgagaaaaattaaacatttaaaaaaattgtttggtcCACGTACAACGTGTCTGGCGATAATTGTAGTGCTTCTTGTCATATTAGCGTGCATTGGCTGGACCATCCACACTGCTACAGAGAAAAGACAGCCTCCTACGCCAACGTCTGCGCCCATGCATACACATGTATCTCTACCACCTGAGATACATGCCAGGAGACAAGAATATGACAATAATACGTTCATCCAGATGCTACATCAACATCAACTTGTTACAAACTTGACAGACTGTTGGGTTTGTGGTCATTTTCCTCACACGGCTGCTCATGCATTTCAGTTTCCAGTCTTTCCTGTAACGGCTGCCTACACTTGTTCCTTAATGTCCAATGTTTCAATACAGACCCCCCTACCCGGTTCTAGGCCTGTGAGACGACCCGGTATCATAACGAACAACACACTCTTTGAAGACTTTATCCTTCAGTTTCAAGCCAAGATACACATTGCGTGCAATTGTACGGATTCTCCAACAATGCGTAGGATCATGACCTTGCCCCGCTATCCACTCATGGAATATACATTTGGTCCGGTCTCCATGAAACCAAAAACAATATCTATCAGACCTCGGCAGGCCCCGCTCTGTATCTGCGGACAAGGACGCATACCTGTCGGAGTCAGTGTCTGTAATGCGACCATCACgtacaacacctccaccccttacCTCAATGCACCTACAGGACTATACTTTGTATGTGGGAGTAAGGCCTACACCTGGCTGCCACCTGGTTGGAGCGGCATTTGCTATATTGCCTTCCTTCTCCCACCAACGTTCAACAAGCCACCTACGTATCATCGACAAAAAAGAGATACTGTAGACCAAACAGACACTTCCGCACAGCTGTTCATGGATATAACAAAAGGACTGCTACCCTTTTGGGGGCCCTCGGTGAACAGTCTGCAAATACGACGACTAACGCGAGTCTTGGAGGCTACGATAAATTAA